The nucleotide window AGAGCGACAATCTGTCGCAGCAAGGACGTCGCTTCCGAGCCCGCGAGCACATCACCCACCGCCACGTCGGCTCCGCATGCGGCCAATGCCAGGGCAATGGCCCGGCCAATATCGCCAAGCCCGCCGCTGATCACCCCTACCTGGCCCGTCAGATCCACGCAACCGCCTACGCCCATGGCGCTCCCCTTGCTGTCGTCCCGGTGAGCGAACCACCCTCCCGCAAGCCCCGGTCAGACGTCACGAACCGCAGCCATCAGCTGATCGAACAACCGATCCACCTCCGCACGGGTCTCCTCGTCGAGCATGAACCCGACCGGCCCGCGAACCAGGGTGTTGCGAAAAACACCTTGCTTGACAAGCAAGTACTTCTCAACGGCCAGAAAACCGTCCAGCCCGCTCTGCATGCCAATCAGGGATGAGAGCGGCAGGGAAAGACGATAGGTCCGTTGCTCGTCGCCGGCGACCAGCGCCCCCCAAAGGGCGACAAGAGCCTCAATCAGCTCCCCCCCCGGCATCGTGCCAACAATCCCGCGCCGATAGCTGTCCACCAGGGCAATCCCACCGCTGCCCTCGAAAACCGCCGCTTCACCGCCGGTCGCCTCCCGCAAGGCGCTCAGCCGCGGCCCGATCGGGGTCGCCTCCGGCTTGAACAGCACCCGCGAGCCAAACTCACGCTGCATCCGAACCAGCAGATCCACCGGCATCGGACGCCCAACGTAGCCGCTCGCGTCCTGAACAACCACCGGAATGTCCACCGCCTCCAGAATGCGGTCGTAGTACCTCAGAACCTCCGATTCCATGGCCACGATCGACACCGGGGGAATGGCCATGACCGCCGTGGCCCCCACCGACTCGGCGTGTTGCCCCAGACGCACCGCCACCCGCGTACTCTCCGCTCCAACGCTGATGATCACCGCCCCAAGACCGCTGCCCAGGCGACAGGCGTGCTCGGCCAGCAGCTCGCGCTCGTCAGTCGAAAGCCGCAGAACCTCCGACACCATCGCCATCACAATTCCGTCGGCCCCAGCGTCAAACAGCCAGTCGATCTCCTTCTCCAGGATGGCATAATCGATGCTCTCATCGTCGTGGTAGGGAGTCTGAAAAACCGGCAGAACACCACGCAGAGCTGGCCGTTCAGGTTGTGCCGCCGAACCCATCATGTGTAGTACCTCCTCCCCGCCCGGGCCCGGCGACATTCTATCCCCACAACCGAAACCTGCCAGCAGGCCCCGGACCGGTCACTACCCCCTCGGTTCCGCCAACGAACAGCCTGCACAACCTCTCGCTTCCCCGCTCTCTGTCCGGGACACCCGTCGTGTTATTCCCCGCAGACGCGAGTTGAACCGCAACCAACGCCATTGGCTTCGTTTGGCGCTGCGGTTTTCACGAGATCAAGGGCGGAAAACAACCCTCGCAGGCTCAAGAACGCGGGTGGCCCACCAGGGCCATGGGTCCGTTCGGCAGGGGAACCCACACCCCCCAACGCGTTCATCCTGACCCGCGGTCCGGGTACAATGGCCGACCTGGAAGAACCGCCGGGGAAAAAAACCGGTCGGCTTCCGCGATTCACAGACCCTCAGGAGCATGCATATGCGGGCAGCGTTGGCTTCGTTTGGCGCAGTGCTGTACTCGATGACGGCGGCGACAGGAGCCGAGCCCGCCAAGGTCGACCGGCAATTCCTCGACTGCAAGACAGTCTTTCAGACCAATACCGGCTACGACCCCAGGCTCGCCATCGCCGTCGACGGCGTCATCGTCCACCAGCACGGGGCAGCCCCCGAGCGCCTCGGTAAGACGATCAACTCTTGGCGCCGGCGCGGATTCACCGTCGGCCGCATGTTCTTCGCCGATTCCGACGCAACCAACCAGTACTGGACCGGAAAGTGGGACGGAACCGAACACCCCGACGAGGTCGAACGCGATCAGAAGAACGACGTGGTCATGTGCGCCGGCGTCCGCCCGTACATGCTGCCAACGCCCGGCTGGACCAGGTACCTGCAGGAAATGGCAACCCAGTCAATCGACCTAGGCGCCCAGGCCATCCTGCCTGAGGAACCCCTCGCCCACGCTCACACCGGCTACGAGAACGCCTTCCGTAAGGCTTGGGAACAACGCTACCACCGACCATGGGAACCCGAACGAACTTCACCTACCGCCCGATTCCTCACCGGCCAGCTCAAAAACGAGCTCTACCTCGAGCTCCAACGCCAACTCGGCCAGACCGTCGTCCAGGGCGAGAAACGCACCGGCCAAACCATCCCCTTCGTCTTCCCCGTCCATAGCCTGTACAGCAATGTGGCCGCTCACCTCGTCGCCCCCCTCGGCACCTCGACCGCCATCGAACAGATCGACGGCTACATCGGCCAGGTCTGGACCGGCCCGGTCAACTGGGCCCTGCATAACTACAGCTCGCCGGATAAGTCCTTCTTCGCGTCCGCCTACGTCCTCTATGACTACTTCGACCAGCTGACCCGCGGCACCAACCGCAAGCTGTGGCTCCTCACCGACCCCGTCGAGGACGATCCCAACCACAAGTGGTCGGAGTTCGAGGAATGGTACCGGCATTGCGTGGCCGCCGAACTGCTCCTGCCCAACGTCGACGCCTTCGAGGTCATGCCTTGGCCCGACCGCATCTTCCTGCCCGGCTATTCGACCGGCGGCAGTACCCCCGCCCCCGAACGATTCCGAATCATCGTCCTCTCCGCCATTCAGGTTCAACAGGAAATCCCCAGGTCGGGCACGTGGCTGCAGGATCCGATCGATCAGCCGACAGCCGGCATCGGCGTGGCCGTCACCGATACCCTGCTTTGGCATCAACTGGCCTCACCCCTCCTGGACGGCGTCTACGGCATGTTCCTGCCCCTGGTCAACGAAGGCATCCCCGCCTCCGCCTGCCTCCTGGAACGCGCCTTGGATCCAGGTTACCTCGATCAGTTTAAGGTCATCGTGCTGTCCTACCAGGAGATGAAGCCGATGGACCTGCGGATGAACACCGCTTTGGCCAACTGGGTCCGACGCGGCGGCTCACTCATCGTCCTCGGAACCGGCGGCGAAATCTCCGACGGCTCGCTGTGGTGGAGCAAGCTGCCCATCGGCGATCCGCTCGCCCATCTGCTCAAGACCGAGCTGGGCTTGGAGCCCGGCGCGGAAGGAGACCGCCAGGTCGGCCAGGGCTGGGTCTATCGCCAGCTCGGCTCGCCGCGACGGTTCGTCGATCCCAGGGTCGCTCGAGAGGAATACCTGCGGCTCATCGAACGCGCCCTGCGAGCGGCCGGAGGCGCCGCCAAGCTCGCCAGACCCGGCGAATTCGTCATGCGACGCGGCCCATTCGTCATCGCCCACGCCATCCACCAACCGGTCTCGGTAAAGGGCCCAGTCGTCGATGTCTTCGATCCCGAGTTCCCGCTCCGCGATAAGGCCGAGCTCAAACTCGGCCAGAGCGGTGTCTATCGCGACGTCACCTCACTCATGACCCCAACCGGACCCGCCAAGCCCTGCGTCCTGCATGCCACCCACCGCCTGCTGAGCGAACAATTCGTCGACAACACCACCCGCGCCCTGATCCGCGGCCCGGCCGAAACTCCCGCCATCGTCCGCCTCTTCGCGGCCGGATCCACACCCCAGTCCATCACCGCCACCGATGCGAAAGACGCCGCCCTCGAAGTCACCTGGAAAGCCGACGGGCCAACCATCCTGGTCAGGTTCCCCAACGTCCCCGAAGGCGCCACCCTGATCGTGAAGTGGACGAGATGAGGGGAGGAGTCAGTTGCCCTATGGAGGTGAACGATAGACTGCTGTAGTGTCTAGAGGTGTTATAAGGTGGTATACCCCGCAGGCTTCGGTGTGGCGGCTCAACCCGGCGATGATGCCATCGGACTCCACGACGGTCGACGAACGACCTGCGCGAAGCGAGCGGATCATGGGCTCCGCCGCCAGGTATCCGAGCGGCCGACGAGCGTCGGCACGGCTAGCGGTTGTCCCGCAGAATCGGGGGGATTATCGGACACTCGGGTCCGGGCCCAGACCACAATCCGATAACCTCAGCCGCCTCATCCAATCGCCGATAATCCCGGCATGAACCCAGTCGTCCTGGAGTCCCAGAGCGCCGATGCCCTGCCCGGCCACCAGACCACCGCCTGCGAAACGGACCGGGTCGCCATGCCGAACGACCCGAGCCGAAAGGCCAACCCGGCTCATGCCTCACCGTCAGCCGGCGTACTCGACGGCATCGCTCGGTACCTCGTTCGCCAGGCACTGACTATTCGCCGAACCGAGGAGCGACTGTTGTCCCTGTTTGCCGAGGGCAAGCTCTTCGGCACGGTTCACACCTGCATCGGCCAGGAGTGGATCGGTGTGGCCGTGGCCAATGCCCTTCATAGCGGCGACGCAGTCTTCACCAACCACCGCGGGCACGGCCACTACCTGGCCCGCACCGGCGACGTCGAGGGACTCATCGCCGAACTGATGGGCCGGACCACCGGGGTGTGCGGCGGACGGGGCGGCAGCCAGCACCTGTGCCGCGAGTCGTTCTACTCTAACGGGATCCAGGGGGGCATCGTCCCCGTCGCGGCCGGCCTGGCCATGGCCCGCAAGCTGATCACCAGCGGCACGATCGCGGCGGTGTTCATCGGCGACGGCACACTTGGGGAGGGCGCTGTCTACGAAACCCTGAACATCGCCGCGAAGTGGTCGCTGCCTCTATTGGTCGTCATCGAGGACAACGGCGTGTCCCAGTCGACCGACCAGTCCCAGACGCTGGCGGGAACGATCGCTGGCCGTGCCCAGGCCTTCGGTATGGATGTGCGGACGGCGGACACCTGGCACCCCGCGGAACTGATCAACCAGGCAGCCCTCGCCGCCGACCAGGTGCGACGGAGCGGCCAACCGCTCATCCTCCACGTCCGCACCTACCGGTTGAAGGCCCATTCCAAGGGCGACGACGAACGCGACCCCGCCGCGGTGGCCGCATACGCCCAGCGCGACACGCTCAACCGCCTCATCGCTCAAAACGGCCCGGAGACGCGGCAAACCCTGGCCGCCATCGATCAGCGGATCGAACGAGCGGTCACCCGGGCGTCGACAGATCCCTACACCACCGTCGAGATCACCACACTCACAAGGCCGGCGATCGCTGCGGGGGGGCGATCGCCGGCCCACGCTTGCCTGTGGAAGCCGCTCGACTTCCAGCCGCAGCGCGCGGTGGACGCCATTCGCTCCGCGCTGGGCGATGCCATGGCAGCCGACGAACGGATCGTCCTGCTCGGCGAGGATATCCGCGATCCGTACGGCGGGGCCTTCAAGGTGACCGCCGGCCTGAGCACCCGATTCGACGGGCGCGTCTTCAACACGCCAATCAGCGAAGCCGCGATCACCGGACTCGGAAACGGTCTCGCCCTCGCCGGCCGTCACCCGGTGGTCGAGATCATGTTCGGCGACTTCCTGCTCTTGGCCGCCGATCAGTTCATCAATCACGCTGCCAAGTTCGCCGGGATGTACAACGGCCAGGTCACCGTTCCACTCGTGATCCGGACGCCCAGCGGAGGCTACCGCGGATACGGCCCCACCCATAGCCAGTGCCTCGAGAAACACCTGTTGGGCGTTCCCGGCACGCGCGTCCTGGCCCTCCACAAACGGTACTGCCCTGGCATTCTCTACCACACCCTGCTCGCGGCACTCGATCGCCCCACGCTGGTCATCGAGAACAAGACGCTCTATGGACGGCGGACCGAACCCGCGCCGCCCGCCAGCTACACGATCGCGGCTACCGATTCGCCGTTCCCCACCGTTCGCCTCCGGCCGACTGGCCCGCGCCAAATCACGCTGGTCGCCTACGGCGGCATGGTTGAACTCGCCGAGGCGGCCATGATCGCCCTTCGCCAGCGAGAAGAACTGTCCGGTGAGCTGTTGATCCCCACCCAGCTCTATCCGCTCGATATCGAGCCGATCGTCGAGTCGGTGGGCGAAACCGGGAACGTCCTGGTCATCGAGGAGGGCCAGGGCTTCGCCGGCTTCGGGGGCGAACTGATTGCCCAGCTGGCAAGCGATCCGCGCCTGACCGGTCTGAAAGCCGCCCGCGTTTACGCGGCCGACTGCACCATCCCGAGCTCGAAACCGGCCGAACTCCAGGTCCTGCCAGGGGTTGACCGCGCGGTCGGCCAGGCCGTTCGGCTGATCACATCCTGACAAGCTGGAAATCCCGCCCCGGAAGAGAGCCCGCGTCGCGACCCGATGCCCAAAAGCTCACGTCTCGGGTTCAGCGGTCGCCGTCAGGCCACAACTGGCAAACTGTTCCACGTAGAGTTCCGCGCGCTCGCGATGCGTGACCAGCAAGAGGGCCAGGCCCGTCTGGTGCGCTTCCAACGTTCGAGCGACGGCTTCCTCAGTGTTCAAGGGCGTGAGTTTGCAGATCGCCTTGACGACATCCTCGATGTCGTTGACGTCATCGTTGTGCAGAACGACGCGCCAAGGCGGAAGCGGTTTTCGCTTGGCCTTCTTCACGGACTGGCGAGGTTGGGTCTTGCCCGGCCGAGCGCTCACCGGGATGTCTCCGAAAGACTCTTGATTGTTCTGATCGGTCATCGGCGATGCTCCTCGTTCCCGCCCCCGATGCTCCTCGAATCTGGCCCCATTGTATCGATGCTTGCCTAACTTGCCAACACACTTCCGGGCGAAAACGTGAACATGACCCAAGCACCCAGAACGATGATCACCTCCTCGTCCTTATAGGACGCAGATTGGTTTGCGGACCCTTACCCTGGAGGGTGAACACCCTACGGTTCAAATAAGTGGGAAGCCGATCAGCGGGCTGTTAAGGGGATGACCTGCCGGACCGATATCACCTCGGGGTCGCCGAGCCATCGCCGAGGTCTCGACGACACAGGAATCGCCTATTCATGTTTACGCCCTCGATCCGCTTCCGGATCGCTCATCCTCGGCTGGCGATGGCGGCCATTGCCATCGTTTGGATCTGCTGCTCCGCGATTCCCGTTGGGGGTTATGTCGAGTTCCAAGGTGCGGGCGAAGACGCGGAGGTTGCCGCCGAACCAGGCCGATCCGTCGTTCTTCGTGCAGATCCGTGCATCCCGGTTCGTCTCGGCGGGGCTCCTGCCGAATCCACGGAAACGGCACTTCTGCCGGACGCGTTGGTGCGGGCAGTCGGTGATCCCGCGAACCGACTCGTCACCTTCGACCAAGGTTCGTTCGGCGATGCCCCGCGCACCGTTCATCTCACCAGGCCGCTGGTCCGCGGAACGAACACCTCGGGCCCCATCACCATCGACGGCAGCCGACTGCCCGGCGGTCTTGTACTCGACGCCTCCGCGTGTCGGGAGGCAGCCGTCATCGTCGAGGGGGACGGGCGACTGACCGTTCGGGCGGTGACGTTGCGCAACGCGGCGCAGCGCACCATTGTGGTCAAGGACCAAGGACAGATCATCCTCCAACACGTCACCATCGAGACGAGCGGCGGGCCGGGCGTGGTACTCTTCGGGCAGGCCTCGGCCACCCTCCGAGACTGCACCCTCTCGGCCAGCCGCACGCATGGCCTGGAACTGCACGGTCGAAGCTCGGCCTCGCTGGTCAATACATCGATCCTCAACGGCGGCCAGTCCGGCCTGGCCGTCTTCGACGACGCTGAGGCCGAGGGCTCCGCGTGCCGGCTCGACGGGAACGGCGAGTGGGGGGTTGTCGCGGCCAACCGCAGCCAGGTCAGCCTCACCGGGACAACCATCCGCGGCGGCCGCTTCGCCAACGTCGATCTGAGCGATATGGCCACCCTGACCCTGACGGAGTGCGTCGCCGAGCACGCCTCGCGCTTCGGCGTCTTTGCCACCGGCGACGCGGTGCTGACCCTGGTTCGCTCGCGGCTGGCCAGAAGCGGTGGCCGGGGAGTCGAACTCCAGGATCGTGCCCGGTTGGCGGCAACCGACGCCCAGATTGAGGGTAACACCGACTATGGCCTGGTACTCTTCGGCATGGCTCGAGCCGAGGCCGAGCGCACGCTGTTCACCGGCAACGGCGTTCACGGCGTGAGCCTGTGCAACAGGTCCAGCGCCGAGTTTGACGTCTGCACCTTCTCTGCCAACCGGTACAGTGGCGTGGCCTGCCCGGATGCCGGCGACGGCGGTGCCTGCCTGGTGAGCCGGTCCCTCTTTCAGCGAAACGGCATGCGACCGATCTATCGCGGTCCGCTGCACATCGACCCGCTGGTGCCCACGCCCGTCCGCATCGACGGCCCGCGTGTGGTGTGCATGGCCGATCCCGGTGCTCGGATCGAGCTCTTTCTGGATCGCGCCGGCGAGGCCGCTCGCTTCCTTCGAACGCTCCATGCCGATGACGGAGGGCGGTTCGAGGTCGATGTCCGCGACGTGCCCGGTGGTTGGGTGATGACTGCCACCGCGACGGTGATGACCGCGGGACGCGGGCCAGGCAATGCCGGCGGCAAGCCGGGCTCAACCAGCGAGTTCAATGTGATTGCAGGTTCGCCCTCGGGACCGAT belongs to Phycisphaerae bacterium and includes:
- a CDS encoding dihydrodipicolinate synthase family protein, which codes for MGSAAQPERPALRGVLPVFQTPYHDDESIDYAILEKEIDWLFDAGADGIVMAMVSEVLRLSTDERELLAEHACRLGSGLGAVIISVGAESTRVAVRLGQHAESVGATAVMAIPPVSIVAMESEVLRYYDRILEAVDIPVVVQDASGYVGRPMPVDLLVRMQREFGSRVLFKPEATPIGPRLSALREATGGEAAVFEGSGGIALVDSYRRGIVGTMPGGELIEALVALWGALVAGDEQRTYRLSLPLSSLIGMQSGLDGFLAVEKYLLVKQGVFRNTLVRGPVGFMLDEETRAEVDRLFDQLMAAVRDV
- a CDS encoding pyruvate dehydrogenase, giving the protein MPNDPSRKANPAHASPSAGVLDGIARYLVRQALTIRRTEERLLSLFAEGKLFGTVHTCIGQEWIGVAVANALHSGDAVFTNHRGHGHYLARTGDVEGLIAELMGRTTGVCGGRGGSQHLCRESFYSNGIQGGIVPVAAGLAMARKLITSGTIAAVFIGDGTLGEGAVYETLNIAAKWSLPLLVVIEDNGVSQSTDQSQTLAGTIAGRAQAFGMDVRTADTWHPAELINQAALAADQVRRSGQPLILHVRTYRLKAHSKGDDERDPAAVAAYAQRDTLNRLIAQNGPETRQTLAAIDQRIERAVTRASTDPYTTVEITTLTRPAIAAGGRSPAHACLWKPLDFQPQRAVDAIRSALGDAMAADERIVLLGEDIRDPYGGAFKVTAGLSTRFDGRVFNTPISEAAITGLGNGLALAGRHPVVEIMFGDFLLLAADQFINHAAKFAGMYNGQVTVPLVIRTPSGGYRGYGPTHSQCLEKHLLGVPGTRVLALHKRYCPGILYHTLLAALDRPTLVIENKTLYGRRTEPAPPASYTIAATDSPFPTVRLRPTGPRQITLVAYGGMVELAEAAMIALRQREELSGELLIPTQLYPLDIEPIVESVGETGNVLVIEEGQGFAGFGGELIAQLASDPRLTGLKAARVYAADCTIPSSKPAELQVLPGVDRAVGQAVRLITS
- a CDS encoding ATP-dependent Clp protease adaptor ClpS, with the translated sequence MTDQNNQESFGDIPVSARPGKTQPRQSVKKAKRKPLPPWRVVLHNDDVNDIEDVVKAICKLTPLNTEEAVARTLEAHQTGLALLLVTHRERAELYVEQFASCGLTATAEPET
- a CDS encoding right-handed parallel beta-helix repeat-containing protein, whose translation is MFTPSIRFRIAHPRLAMAAIAIVWICCSAIPVGGYVEFQGAGEDAEVAAEPGRSVVLRADPCIPVRLGGAPAESTETALLPDALVRAVGDPANRLVTFDQGSFGDAPRTVHLTRPLVRGTNTSGPITIDGSRLPGGLVLDASACREAAVIVEGDGRLTVRAVTLRNAAQRTIVVKDQGQIILQHVTIETSGGPGVVLFGQASATLRDCTLSASRTHGLELHGRSSASLVNTSILNGGQSGLAVFDDAEAEGSACRLDGNGEWGVVAANRSQVSLTGTTIRGGRFANVDLSDMATLTLTECVAEHASRFGVFATGDAVLTLVRSRLARSGGRGVELQDRARLAATDAQIEGNTDYGLVLFGMARAEAERTLFTGNGVHGVSLCNRSSAEFDVCTFSANRYSGVACPDAGDGGACLVSRSLFQRNGMRPIYRGPLHIDPLVPTPVRIDGPRVVCMADPGARIELFLDRAGEAARFLRTLHADDGGRFEVDVRDVPGGWVMTATATVMTAGRGPGNAGGKPGSTSEFNVIAGSPSGPILAALTARTGPLSDDGGDVSLDARLRRWQRGTRLVLQFDEPPGRTAEAYLRFLCPRIGEWTLNQVAAETRTGSADTLGPDRLVVPVRYMPSEAVELQGRGGVTFMKWSPEGCFMQPMRITLASAPDPRDCCPRVLAHEIGHALGLGHVRVGLLSRMQGSARPVGEGMVNDFSPTFTYYDVQALHLLHDPRDTPGATLRRLAERGLLPPGPDISVARAGPPVADPTFSPPVPKLDSAKTPTLPPAASVK